In Deferribacter autotrophicus, a single genomic region encodes these proteins:
- the def gene encoding peptide deformylase, with amino-acid sequence MAVREVLVYPNPLLKEISKEVNDIDEKIKNVIEDLIDTMDATSHSTGIAAPQIGELVRIIAIDPGKNKKCKNHHGKRVMINPEIIKWEGLIQSREGCMSVPDFTGNVNRAEKIVVQFFDENMKQHVFETEGFEAILIQHEIDHLDGILFIDRIISKRTDLFRRKKYK; translated from the coding sequence ATGGCTGTCAGAGAAGTTTTAGTCTATCCCAACCCTCTTTTGAAAGAAATAAGTAAAGAGGTTAATGATATTGATGAAAAAATAAAAAATGTAATTGAAGACTTGATAGATACAATGGATGCCACAAGTCATTCCACAGGGATTGCAGCTCCTCAAATAGGTGAATTGGTCAGAATTATAGCTATAGATCCTGGTAAAAATAAAAAATGTAAAAATCATCATGGCAAAAGAGTAATGATAAATCCTGAAATAATTAAATGGGAAGGTCTTATTCAATCCCGTGAGGGGTGCATGAGTGTGCCTGATTTTACTGGTAATGTAAATCGTGCCGAAAAAATTGTGGTCCAATTTTTCGATGAAAACATGAAACAGCACGTTTTTGAAACAGAAGGATTTGAAGCTATATTGATTCAGCACGAAATTGACCATCTTGATGGAATACTGTTTATTGATAGAATTATTTCTAAAAGAACAGACCTTTTCAGGAGGAAAAAATACAAATGA
- a CDS encoding HD-GYP domain-containing protein produces the protein MIKIPIDQVRLGVTIVKTDKPWLNLSFMNKPVTSLDIIDILKNYGVKEVYIKKDEITEDLYGLEKSFKKELIKQAERLDITKYTTTLKEIDELKSLHERAKKITKQLYLDVRTGKSIDTETAKKVVETFVDSCFKKPHLVVTLSRLKSFDEYTFVHSLNVGILSIVLGKRYGFDVPGLKNLGLGALLHDIGKMKISDKILNKPGKLTDEEFAIMKKHPVYGFELLKNDPNMTEEALHAVYLHHERADGSGYPLGLKEPQIHLYAKIVSIVDVYDAITSRRVYHDAMLPPKALQTIFSWSEKHFNKILVKFFMEVVGIYPVGTLVLLDTGELAIVFEQNKEDPTRPKVLVITDERKKTTEPYLFDLEKYNLLTQKPYKSIIAPLDPKKLNIDTNKIMDKFLLKAKQGVSI, from the coding sequence TTGATTAAAATTCCTATTGACCAAGTTAGACTTGGTGTAACTATTGTAAAAACTGATAAACCATGGTTGAATTTATCTTTTATGAATAAACCTGTAACAAGTCTTGACATTATCGATATCCTCAAAAATTATGGAGTAAAAGAAGTTTACATAAAAAAAGATGAAATTACTGAAGATCTCTATGGTTTAGAAAAATCTTTCAAAAAAGAATTAATTAAACAAGCCGAAAGACTCGATATAACAAAATACACCACAACACTCAAAGAAATTGATGAGTTAAAATCTTTGCATGAACGCGCTAAAAAAATCACCAAACAGTTATATTTAGATGTAAGAACAGGAAAATCGATTGATACAGAAACTGCCAAAAAAGTTGTGGAAACCTTTGTAGACTCTTGCTTTAAAAAACCACATCTTGTTGTTACCCTTTCAAGGTTAAAAAGTTTTGATGAATATACTTTTGTTCATAGCTTAAATGTTGGAATTTTATCTATCGTACTTGGTAAAAGGTATGGTTTCGACGTTCCAGGACTTAAAAACTTGGGACTAGGTGCATTATTACATGATATTGGTAAAATGAAAATATCAGATAAAATCTTAAATAAACCTGGCAAACTGACTGATGAAGAATTTGCTATAATGAAAAAACACCCTGTTTATGGATTTGAACTCTTAAAAAACGATCCAAACATGACAGAAGAAGCACTTCATGCAGTCTACTTACATCATGAAAGAGCAGATGGCAGTGGATACCCTTTAGGACTGAAAGAACCACAAATACATCTGTATGCCAAAATTGTCTCAATCGTTGACGTATATGATGCAATCACATCCAGAAGGGTTTACCACGATGCTATGCTTCCACCAAAGGCTTTACAAACAATATTTAGCTGGTCGGAAAAGCATTTTAACAAAATCCTAGTAAAATTCTTTATGGAGGTAGTTGGCATCTACCCCGTAGGAACTCTCGTCTTACTGGATACTGGAGAACTAGCAATTGTTTTTGAACAAAACAAGGAAGATCCCACAAGACCCAAAGTGCTTGTAATAACTGATGAAAGAAAAAAAACTACAGAACCTTATCTTTTTGACCTTGAAAAATACAATCTTTTGACCCAAAAACCTTACAAATCTATCATAGCACCACTTGATCCAAAAAAGTTAAATATTGATACAAATAAAATAATGGATAAATTCCTTTTAAAGGCAAAACAGGGAGTATCGATATGA
- a CDS encoding 2-hydroxyacid dehydrogenase produces the protein MKVLITQKLPFNVEEYLKDFELDYRKESTPIPYEELYERGKSAHGIISMLSDKIDKNLLENCPNLKVVANYAVGYNNIDVAFATQKGIVVCNTPDVLTETTAELAFALMISIARRIVEADNFTREGKFTGWSPELYLGTDLFKKTVGLYGFGRIGQAFARCCKGFEMDIIYHTRNRNLQAEILTGAKYVSFDELLEKSDFIVIIAPLNDESYHKFTINAFKKMKNSAYLINIGRGPIVKEDDLVTALKEGLIKGAGLDVYEFEPKIHPELFNLKNVILLPHIGSASVKTRAEMAKLCADSIISVLKFGKKPKNALN, from the coding sequence ATGAAGGTACTTATAACCCAAAAACTCCCTTTTAATGTGGAAGAATACCTAAAAGATTTTGAATTAGATTATCGCAAAGAATCTACCCCCATCCCCTATGAGGAACTATATGAAAGAGGAAAAAGCGCTCACGGAATCATATCCATGCTTTCAGATAAAATAGATAAAAACTTACTTGAAAACTGTCCAAACTTAAAAGTCGTAGCCAACTATGCCGTAGGTTACAATAACATCGACGTAGCTTTTGCCACTCAAAAAGGAATTGTGGTATGCAACACACCCGATGTTTTAACAGAAACCACTGCAGAACTAGCTTTTGCTCTTATGATTTCAATTGCAAGAAGAATTGTAGAAGCTGATAATTTCACACGAGAAGGCAAATTCACAGGATGGAGTCCCGAGTTATACCTTGGCACCGACCTTTTCAAAAAAACTGTAGGACTATATGGTTTTGGAAGAATAGGTCAAGCCTTTGCAAGATGCTGCAAAGGTTTTGAAATGGATATCATTTACCATACAAGAAATAGAAATCTTCAAGCAGAGATATTAACAGGTGCAAAATATGTATCTTTTGATGAACTGCTTGAGAAATCTGATTTTATTGTAATTATTGCACCATTAAATGATGAAAGTTATCACAAATTTACCATCAATGCCTTTAAAAAAATGAAAAACAGTGCCTACTTGATAAATATAGGCAGAGGCCCCATTGTAAAAGAGGATGATCTTGTAACAGCACTCAAAGAAGGATTAATAAAAGGTGCAGGACTTGATGTTTATGAATTTGAACCAAAAATACATCCAGAGCTATTTAACCTGAAAAATGTTATTCTTTTACCTCACATAGGGAGCGCTTCTGTAAAAACAAGAGCTGAAATGGCAAAACTTTGCGCAGACAGTATCATATCCGTGCTAAAATTTGGTAAAAAACCGAAAAACGCCTTAAATTAA
- a CDS encoding ATP-dependent Clp protease ATP-binding subunit gives MFEYFSERARRVILFSREEAEKLMNSYIDTEHLLIGLLKDKNSVPTEIFNRRGFNTTTLIKEIENLTGDGKNLMIKGSIPFSPLARKVLEYAVEEANLLNHKYINPEHILLGLMKEKRGKAFSILKKLGFDLITLRDEVRILTKNYNKQSPVATPTIDEFGKDLTEMAMKGYLDPVIGRELEIDRLIQILGRRIKNNAILIGFPGVGKTAIVEGLAIRMAKGEIPEILKGKRLISLDLGTIVAGTKYRGQFEERMKNIIKEIENAGNIIIFIDEIHTIIGAGAAEGSIDASNMLKPALARGKFQCIGATTFKEYRKYFEKDGALERRFQTITVEPPTAEETEKILKGLRKYYEDFHKVFIPDDVIKETIYLTDRYITDRYQPDKSIDVIDEAASKLKLKKNTLPKELIKLKEEIERLKQERASYFGTSNFSEIEKYSDKIDKKLREYNEKYNNWKEHLDDNWPVMTVDDVAEVVSGISGIPVKKLRQEDSEKAAIIDKVLKKYVVGQDEAIDLVSKAIKRSFAGLNNPNRPLGSFIFLGPTGVGKTELSKRLAEIIFGSQDALIRIDMSEYMEKFNVSRLIGAPPGYVGYDEGGKLTEEVRRRPYAVVLFDEIEKAHPDVLNILLQIMDEGFVTDSHGYKVNFKNTIIIMTSNLGTKSSITGKKLGFGNVKNNYLEYEAFKRNALKELQDRFPPEFINRVDDVIVFKPLTKEEICKIIDLQLEEINKRLVKIGKRIEMDDRAKEILLEKDYNFMYGARPIKRILQKYVEDVLSDLLLAGKFKRRRNIKVREKDGELVFK, from the coding sequence ATGTTTGAATATTTTTCAGAAAGAGCAAGACGGGTAATTTTGTTTTCAAGGGAAGAAGCTGAAAAGCTGATGAATTCATACATTGATACGGAACATCTTTTAATTGGGCTTTTAAAGGATAAAAATAGTGTTCCAACTGAAATTTTTAACAGGAGAGGGTTCAATACCACGACTTTAATAAAAGAGATTGAAAATCTCACTGGGGACGGGAAGAATTTAATGATAAAGGGGAGCATCCCGTTTAGCCCTCTTGCAAGAAAAGTCCTTGAGTATGCAGTGGAAGAAGCAAATCTATTGAATCATAAGTATATAAATCCTGAACATATTTTATTAGGGTTAATGAAAGAAAAAAGAGGAAAGGCATTTTCTATACTCAAAAAACTTGGTTTTGACCTTATTACATTAAGAGATGAGGTGAGGATTCTTACAAAAAATTACAACAAACAGTCTCCTGTGGCTACTCCAACAATAGATGAGTTTGGTAAAGATTTAACTGAGATGGCAATGAAAGGTTATTTAGATCCAGTTATTGGAAGGGAACTGGAGATAGATAGACTGATTCAGATACTTGGTCGAAGGATTAAGAACAATGCTATATTGATAGGTTTTCCTGGTGTTGGGAAAACGGCTATAGTAGAAGGGCTTGCTATTAGGATGGCAAAGGGTGAAATTCCTGAGATATTAAAAGGGAAGAGGCTTATTTCTCTTGACCTTGGGACAATTGTAGCAGGGACAAAGTATAGAGGCCAGTTTGAAGAAAGGATGAAAAATATCATTAAAGAGATTGAAAATGCTGGGAATATAATAATTTTTATTGATGAAATTCACACAATAATTGGAGCGGGTGCTGCAGAGGGTTCAATAGATGCTTCTAATATGTTGAAGCCTGCCCTTGCAAGGGGAAAATTTCAATGTATAGGTGCTACCACATTTAAGGAATATCGAAAATATTTTGAAAAGGATGGAGCATTAGAGAGAAGGTTTCAAACTATAACTGTGGAGCCACCAACAGCTGAAGAAACAGAAAAAATACTTAAGGGGCTAAGGAAATATTATGAAGACTTTCATAAAGTTTTCATCCCTGATGATGTGATAAAAGAGACCATCTATCTAACAGATAGATACATCACCGATAGATATCAGCCTGATAAAAGTATAGATGTTATTGATGAAGCAGCGAGTAAATTAAAACTGAAAAAAAATACATTGCCTAAAGAGCTGATTAAGTTAAAAGAAGAGATTGAACGGTTAAAACAGGAAAGAGCATCTTATTTTGGCACAAGTAATTTTTCTGAAATTGAAAAATATTCAGATAAAATTGATAAAAAATTAAGAGAATACAATGAAAAGTACAACAATTGGAAAGAACATCTAGATGATAATTGGCCTGTAATGACTGTGGATGATGTGGCAGAAGTTGTATCAGGGATTTCTGGTATTCCTGTGAAAAAATTAAGACAAGAGGATTCTGAGAAGGCAGCAATTATAGATAAGGTACTTAAAAAATATGTGGTTGGACAGGATGAGGCAATAGATTTGGTATCAAAAGCTATCAAGAGAAGTTTTGCCGGTTTAAATAATCCTAATAGGCCTTTAGGTTCATTTATTTTTTTAGGTCCTACTGGTGTGGGTAAAACCGAGCTTTCAAAGCGGCTTGCTGAGATCATTTTTGGTTCACAGGATGCTCTAATTAGAATAGATATGAGTGAGTATATGGAAAAGTTTAATGTTTCAAGATTGATTGGAGCGCCTCCAGGTTATGTGGGGTATGACGAGGGTGGTAAGCTCACTGAAGAGGTTAGAAGAAGACCTTATGCTGTAGTTCTTTTTGATGAGATAGAGAAGGCTCATCCTGATGTGTTAAATATTTTGCTTCAAATAATGGATGAAGGGTTTGTTACTGACAGCCATGGGTACAAGGTGAATTTTAAAAATACCATAATAATTATGACCTCAAATCTAGGTACGAAGAGCTCCATTACAGGGAAAAAGCTTGGGTTTGGAAATGTTAAAAACAATTATCTGGAATATGAGGCTTTCAAGAGAAATGCTTTGAAAGAATTGCAGGATAGATTCCCTCCTGAATTTATAAACAGGGTTGATGATGTGATAGTTTTTAAACCTTTGACTAAAGAGGAGATATGTAAAATTATTGATCTTCAGCTTGAAGAGATAAATAAAAGATTGGTGAAGATTGGAAAACGTATAGAAATGGATGATAGAGCAAAAGAAATCTTGCTTGAAAAAGATTATAATTTTATGTATGGAGCAAGGCCCATAAAAAGAATATTACAAAAATATGTAGAAGATGTGTTGAGTGATTTGCTTCTTGCGGGAAAATTTAAGAGAAGGAGAAATATTAAGGTTCGGGAGAAGGATGGTGAGCTTGTTTTCAAATAA
- a CDS encoding pyridoxal-phosphate-dependent aminotransferase family protein, translating into MIKKYLLAPGPTMVPESVLLEMAKPMMHHRTSEFSNIFADVREKLKPIFGTKNDCLLISGSGTAAMEAAVVNTLSPGDKVLVVNAGKFGKRWAEICSKFQLDVMTIDLEWGRSVKVEQVESALIANPDTKAVFIQASETSTTAYHPVDKIGNLLKLFDNTLFVVDGITSVGVVETKMDEWGIDILVTGSQKAFMLPPGLSIIAMSEKAWRFVEKSKMPKYYLDLIKERKAQNNNTTAYTPAVSLIIGLNKVLDLMHEEGLENVYLRHSVCADATREAVKALGLQILAKDIPSNAATGFYLPDGIDGGKFVKFLRERMGVTFAGGQDHLKGKIVRISHLGYHDVFDTVVAISALELGLKKFGYEFEMGAGVKAAEEVIYKSRIKGL; encoded by the coding sequence ATGATTAAGAAGTATTTGCTTGCACCTGGTCCTACTATGGTACCTGAATCAGTTTTGCTTGAAATGGCAAAACCTATGATGCATCATAGAACTTCAGAATTTTCAAATATTTTTGCTGATGTCAGAGAAAAGCTTAAACCTATATTTGGGACTAAAAACGATTGTTTACTGATTTCTGGTAGTGGTACAGCTGCTATGGAGGCTGCGGTTGTTAATACTTTGTCTCCAGGTGACAAGGTATTGGTTGTAAATGCTGGTAAATTTGGTAAAAGATGGGCTGAGATTTGTTCAAAATTTCAGTTAGATGTTATGACTATAGATTTAGAATGGGGGCGTTCTGTAAAAGTTGAGCAAGTAGAGTCTGCGCTGATTGCAAACCCTGATACAAAAGCTGTGTTTATTCAGGCAAGTGAGACTTCCACTACTGCCTATCACCCCGTTGATAAAATAGGAAATCTTTTGAAATTGTTTGATAATACACTTTTTGTGGTGGATGGGATTACATCTGTGGGAGTGGTAGAAACAAAAATGGATGAATGGGGGATTGATATTCTTGTTACAGGCTCGCAAAAAGCATTTATGCTTCCTCCTGGATTATCCATCATTGCTATGAGTGAAAAGGCATGGAGATTTGTAGAAAAATCTAAGATGCCTAAATATTATTTGGATTTAATAAAGGAAAGAAAAGCTCAGAATAACAATACTACAGCTTATACACCAGCTGTGTCTCTGATAATTGGGCTAAATAAAGTGCTTGATTTAATGCATGAAGAGGGGTTGGAAAACGTTTATTTGAGACACAGTGTTTGTGCAGATGCAACAAGGGAGGCTGTGAAAGCTCTTGGGTTACAGATTTTAGCAAAAGACATCCCTTCAAATGCGGCAACAGGTTTTTATCTACCTGATGGGATTGATGGTGGTAAATTTGTAAAATTTTTACGAGAAAGGATGGGTGTTACTTTTGCTGGTGGGCAAGATCATCTAAAAGGTAAAATTGTGAGAATTTCTCATTTAGGGTATCATGATGTCTTTGATACAGTTGTGGCTATTTCTGCCCTTGAGTTGGGTCTCAAAAAGTTTGGATATGAATTTGAAATGGGGGCTGGTGTAAAGGCTGCTGAGGAAGTGATTTATAAAAGCAGGATCAAAGGGTTATGA
- a CDS encoding glycine cleavage system protein R has translation MKKNYYALTFISEDRPGIVAKVSKILYENNFNIEDSSSTLLRGFFSMILIVSCSEDYKINKIKKKFAPLVKELGMAISVRKIDKLKTLPSGETYVISVYGADKPGIVFKVADFLANNEINIVDLQTKVAGSDEKPVYIMVLEVIIPEDFKNKNWSEELKEIAKNINTDISIRHIETYEL, from the coding sequence ATGAAAAAAAACTATTATGCTCTAACTTTTATCAGCGAAGATAGACCTGGCATTGTGGCCAAAGTATCAAAAATTCTTTATGAAAACAATTTTAATATTGAAGACTCGTCCTCTACACTTTTAAGAGGCTTTTTCTCAATGATCTTGATTGTAAGTTGCTCGGAAGATTATAAAATAAATAAAATTAAGAAAAAATTTGCACCTCTAGTTAAAGAACTTGGTATGGCCATAAGTGTAAGGAAAATTGACAAATTAAAGACTCTTCCATCTGGTGAAACATACGTCATCTCAGTGTATGGTGCTGACAAACCTGGAATTGTTTTTAAAGTGGCTGATTTTTTAGCTAATAATGAAATCAATATCGTAGATTTACAGACAAAAGTTGCGGGTAGTGATGAAAAACCTGTTTATATTATGGTACTAGAAGTTATTATCCCAGAAGATTTTAAAAATAAAAACTGGTCTGAAGAATTAAAAGAAATTGCAAAAAATATAAACACTGATATAAGTATTCGTCATATTGAAACATACGAGTTGTAA
- a CDS encoding 2-dehydropantoate 2-reductase, protein MVSLFSNKKIVVVGAGAIGSFYGGLLKEAGFDVTLICRGKHLEAIKRNGLKIKSFKLGEKDIDIKASDKLDGKYDIGIISVKSQDTETACLMLQNHLSDDGFVVSFQNGVDNKEIIKRYFPENKILLATLFVGLHIDPPGVVNHSAAGNITFGAATADGKKYIDVLEEIFKVAGFEYKIDDNIEKVLWKKLLWNIAFNPLSALLESTCGKMVADPQIKDLMNRMVLEGVKAASFDGVKIEKEYYENVINMTKNLENYKTSMLQDIEKGKNPEVDGILMPIIRRHSEHGKEAPYCDTVYRALKFKYGSKFIYTPKLTVDVIVENSKGEILLIERKNPPYGWALPGGFVDYGERVEDAAKRELLEETSITVDEIKLLGVYSDPKRDPRGHTVSVVYYTKFDGGFKAGDDAKSAKFFPKDKLPSLIAFDHGEILNDYLALEK, encoded by the coding sequence ATGGTGAGCTTGTTTTCAAATAAAAAAATTGTGGTTGTGGGGGCAGGTGCCATCGGTTCTTTTTATGGGGGATTGCTTAAAGAGGCTGGGTTTGATGTAACTTTAATATGTAGAGGAAAACACTTAGAAGCTATCAAAAGAAATGGTTTGAAGATTAAAAGTTTCAAGCTAGGAGAAAAGGATATTGATATTAAGGCGTCAGATAAACTGGATGGAAAATACGATATCGGTATAATTTCAGTGAAGTCTCAAGATACTGAGACTGCATGCTTGATGTTGCAAAATCACCTAAGTGATGATGGTTTTGTGGTATCTTTTCAGAATGGTGTAGATAATAAGGAAATTATTAAAAGGTATTTTCCGGAAAATAAAATACTTCTTGCTACCCTTTTTGTCGGGTTACACATTGATCCTCCAGGAGTTGTTAATCATTCTGCTGCTGGAAACATTACTTTTGGTGCAGCTACAGCAGATGGTAAAAAGTATATTGATGTATTAGAAGAGATTTTCAAAGTAGCAGGGTTTGAGTATAAAATTGATGACAATATTGAAAAGGTTTTATGGAAAAAGCTACTTTGGAACATTGCCTTTAATCCTTTATCGGCTTTGCTAGAAAGCACCTGTGGTAAAATGGTTGCCGATCCACAGATAAAGGATTTGATGAATAGGATGGTGTTAGAAGGGGTAAAAGCTGCATCTTTTGATGGTGTGAAGATTGAAAAAGAGTATTATGAAAATGTAATAAATATGACTAAAAATCTTGAAAATTATAAGACAAGCATGCTCCAGGATATTGAGAAAGGGAAAAATCCTGAGGTAGATGGGATTTTAATGCCAATCATAAGAAGGCACAGTGAGCATGGTAAGGAAGCTCCCTACTGTGATACAGTTTACAGAGCATTGAAGTTTAAATATGGAAGTAAATTTATTTATACTCCAAAACTTACTGTGGATGTAATAGTGGAAAACAGTAAAGGGGAGATTTTGTTGATTGAAAGGAAAAATCCTCCTTATGGTTGGGCTCTACCTGGTGGTTTTGTGGATTATGGAGAAAGGGTGGAGGATGCTGCTAAAAGGGAATTGCTTGAGGAAACTAGTATTACTGTAGATGAGATTAAATTGTTGGGTGTTTATTCTGATCCAAAACGAGATCCTCGAGGTCACACTGTAAGTGTGGTTTATTATACTAAATTTGATGGTGGTTTTAAGGCAGGTGATGATGCAAAAAGTGCAAAATTTTTCCCAAAGGATAAACTACCATCCTTAATAGCTTTTGATCATGGAGAGATTCTTAATGATTATTTAGCATTAGAAAAATAG
- the rpe gene encoding ribulose-phosphate 3-epimerase, whose protein sequence is MIVAPSILSADFSKLGEEIKAVEMAGADWIHIDVMDGHFVPNITIGPVVIKSLRKVTKLPFDVHLMISEPEKYVEEFVKAGADILTVHAEASIHLHRLITQIKDLGVKAGVSINPATPLSMLEEILPFVDLVLIMSVNPGFGGQQFIETSLAKIRRLKEMVSKLEKDIIIEVDGGVNGKNAASLKEAGCDVLVAGSYIFNSTDYKEKIKSLKV, encoded by the coding sequence ATGATAGTTGCTCCATCTATATTAAGTGCTGACTTTTCAAAGCTTGGTGAGGAAATTAAAGCTGTTGAAATGGCAGGGGCTGATTGGATCCATATAGATGTTATGGATGGTCATTTTGTGCCTAATATTACAATAGGTCCTGTTGTAATAAAATCGTTGAGAAAAGTTACAAAACTACCGTTTGATGTACATTTGATGATATCAGAACCTGAAAAGTATGTGGAAGAATTTGTTAAAGCTGGAGCAGATATCTTGACAGTGCATGCCGAGGCGTCGATTCATTTACATAGACTCATTACACAGATTAAGGATTTAGGTGTAAAAGCAGGCGTTTCCATAAATCCTGCGACACCTTTATCAATGCTCGAAGAGATTTTACCTTTTGTAGATTTGGTACTAATTATGAGTGTAAATCCCGGTTTTGGAGGGCAGCAGTTTATAGAAACTTCATTGGCTAAAATAAGACGTTTAAAAGAAATGGTATCAAAACTTGAAAAGGATATCATTATTGAAGTGGATGGCGGAGTAAATGGTAAGAATGCCGCCAGTTTGAAAGAAGCAGGTTGCGATGTTCTTGTAGCTGGAAGCTATATTTTTAACTCAACAGATTATAAAGAAAAGATAAAATCACTAAAGGTATAA